A genomic segment from Microcella flavibacter encodes:
- a CDS encoding ABC transporter ATP-binding protein: protein MSSSAGAQGAPIKSTGLHIGEPAPGVKKVDPIIVADNITRRFGGLTAVDVEHLEIPRGAITALIGPNGAGKTTLFNLLTGFDKPDTGAWTFDDKSISGIPAFKVARRGQVRTFQLTKALGLLTVLDNMKLGAKGQSGESLLRALFPWIWRKQEQEIEARAMDLLARFKLDAKKDDYAASLSGGQRKLLEMARALMSEPSLVMLDEPMAGVNPALTQSLLDHILNLKTEGMTVLFVEHDMHMVRHIADWVIVMAEGKVVAEGDPHEVMANPAVIDAYLGSHHDTDLGDLDTGVVDAIKELADDDADESKH, encoded by the coding sequence TTGTCAAGTAGCGCTGGCGCCCAGGGCGCCCCGATCAAGTCCACCGGCCTCCACATCGGCGAGCCGGCTCCCGGGGTCAAGAAGGTCGACCCGATCATCGTCGCCGACAACATCACGCGGCGCTTCGGCGGCCTCACCGCGGTCGACGTCGAGCACCTCGAGATCCCCCGCGGCGCCATCACCGCGCTCATCGGCCCGAACGGCGCCGGCAAGACGACGCTCTTCAACCTGCTGACCGGCTTCGACAAGCCCGACACGGGGGCCTGGACCTTCGACGACAAGTCGATCTCGGGCATCCCGGCCTTCAAGGTCGCCCGGCGCGGTCAGGTGCGCACCTTCCAGCTGACGAAGGCGCTCGGCCTGCTGACCGTGCTCGACAACATGAAGCTCGGCGCGAAGGGCCAGAGCGGCGAGAGCCTGCTCCGCGCCCTCTTCCCGTGGATCTGGCGCAAGCAGGAGCAGGAGATCGAGGCGCGGGCGATGGACCTGCTCGCGCGCTTCAAGCTCGACGCCAAGAAGGACGACTACGCGGCCAGCCTCTCCGGCGGGCAGCGCAAGCTGCTCGAGATGGCGCGCGCCCTCATGAGCGAGCCGAGCCTCGTGATGCTCGACGAGCCCATGGCCGGCGTGAACCCCGCGCTGACGCAGAGCCTGCTCGACCACATCCTGAACCTCAAGACGGAGGGCATGACCGTGCTCTTCGTCGAGCACGACATGCACATGGTGCGCCACATCGCCGACTGGGTGATCGTGATGGCCGAGGGCAAGGTGGTCGCCGAGGGCGACCCGCACGAGGTCATGGCGAACCCGGCCGTGATCGACGCCTACCTCGGCTCGCACCACGACACCGACCTGGGCGACCTCGACACCGGGGTCGTCGACGCGATCAAGGAGCTGGCCGATGACGACGCCGACGAATCCAAGCACTGA
- a CDS encoding branched-chain amino acid ABC transporter permease, with protein MDWLQIISNAAQEIISPTTAAYALAALGLAIHFGFTGLLNFGQAGFMMLGAYGFAIATLSFDAPIWAAILTGVLASVVFGLILGIPTLRLRADYLAIVTIAAAEIVRLLFTTNTFEPITGSANGLQGYKNGFAATNPIPEGTYGFGPWVYNEYDWWLRIVGWSVVIIAAIITWRLIKSPWGRVIKGIREDEDAVRALGKNVYYYKMQSLVLGGVFGSLAGMIFILPRAVVPSNYQTSLTFFIYAILLLGGAATVLGPIVGSIIFWVLLSFFSGFIARAVEADWLPFMTNVQAGQLRFILVGIAIMAIVIYRPQGIFGNKKELAFVK; from the coding sequence ATCGACTGGTTGCAAATCATCTCCAACGCCGCGCAGGAGATCATCAGCCCCACGACGGCGGCGTACGCGCTCGCCGCCCTGGGCCTGGCGATCCACTTCGGCTTCACCGGCCTACTGAACTTCGGTCAGGCGGGCTTCATGATGCTCGGGGCCTACGGCTTCGCCATCGCGACCCTGAGCTTCGACGCGCCCATCTGGGCCGCGATCCTCACCGGCGTCCTCGCCTCCGTCGTCTTCGGGCTCATCCTCGGCATCCCGACGCTGCGGCTGCGGGCCGACTACCTCGCCATCGTGACGATCGCCGCGGCCGAGATCGTGCGGCTGCTGTTCACGACGAACACCTTCGAGCCCATCACGGGCTCGGCGAACGGCCTGCAGGGCTACAAGAACGGCTTCGCCGCGACGAACCCCATCCCCGAGGGCACCTACGGCTTCGGCCCGTGGGTCTACAACGAGTACGACTGGTGGCTGCGCATCGTCGGCTGGTCGGTCGTCATCATCGCGGCGATCATCACCTGGCGCCTGATCAAGAGCCCGTGGGGCCGCGTCATCAAGGGCATCCGCGAGGACGAGGACGCCGTGCGCGCGCTCGGCAAGAACGTCTACTACTACAAGATGCAGTCGCTGGTGCTGGGCGGCGTCTTCGGCTCGCTCGCCGGCATGATCTTCATCCTGCCCCGCGCGGTCGTGCCCTCGAACTACCAGACCTCGCTGACCTTCTTCATCTACGCGATCCTGCTGCTCGGCGGCGCCGCGACCGTGCTCGGCCCGATCGTCGGCTCGATCATCTTCTGGGTGCTGCTGTCGTTCTTCTCGGGCTTCATCGCCCGCGCCGTCGAGGCGGACTGGCTGCCCTTCATGACGAACGTCCAGGCCGGTCAGCTTCGCTTCATCCTCGTGGGCATCGCGATCATGGCGATCGTGATCTACAGACCGCAAGGCATATTCGGGAACAAGAAGGAGCTGGCCTTTGTCAAGTAG
- a CDS encoding branched-chain amino acid ABC transporter permease yields the protein MAGIFVAALAALTFAGASPAMADEVGLDEYDFRVVGNVQLDGEPLEDVLLVIEGNGFDVEVETDAEGRWAVGVPENGDYSVTLDEETLPEGIAVIDEEGLDDTPNVRDVTIGPSGSTVANFFIGEGERNTVSLADQVLERVFNGLNFGLLLALAAIGLSLIFGTTGLSNFAHAELITFGGLMTLLFGSILGMPIWIAIPIALVLSAGLGWVNDAALWRPLRARGVGLIPMMIVSIGLSLAVRYVYQYFVGGGTSQLPGATDSTLSIGVFGLSWIDVGSMAISIIVLLAVAYFLLKTRIGKATRAVSDNPSLAAASGIDVDRVIRIVWVMAGGLAGLSGILWAYFRPGVSWDMGFQILLLTFAAVTLGGLGTAFGALVGSLIVGFFVEMSTLIIPADMKYVGALVILILVLLLRPQGILGRKERIG from the coding sequence ATGGCCGGCATCTTCGTGGCAGCGCTCGCCGCGCTGACGTTCGCGGGGGCATCCCCCGCCATGGCCGACGAGGTCGGGCTCGACGAGTACGACTTCCGCGTGGTGGGCAACGTGCAGCTCGACGGCGAGCCCCTCGAGGACGTGCTGCTCGTCATCGAGGGCAACGGCTTCGACGTCGAGGTCGAGACGGACGCCGAGGGCCGCTGGGCCGTTGGCGTGCCCGAGAACGGTGACTACTCCGTCACCCTCGACGAGGAGACGCTGCCCGAGGGCATCGCCGTCATCGACGAGGAGGGCCTCGACGACACCCCCAACGTGCGCGACGTCACCATCGGGCCGAGCGGCAGCACCGTCGCCAACTTCTTCATCGGCGAGGGCGAGCGCAACACCGTCAGCCTCGCCGACCAGGTGCTCGAGCGGGTGTTCAACGGCTTGAACTTCGGCCTGCTCCTGGCGCTCGCCGCCATCGGCCTCTCGTTGATCTTCGGCACGACGGGCCTCAGCAACTTCGCCCACGCCGAGCTCATCACCTTCGGCGGGCTCATGACCCTGCTCTTCGGCTCGATCCTGGGCATGCCGATCTGGATCGCGATCCCCATCGCGCTCGTGCTCAGCGCGGGGCTCGGCTGGGTCAACGACGCGGCCCTCTGGCGGCCGCTCCGCGCCCGCGGCGTCGGCCTCATCCCGATGATGATCGTCTCGATCGGCCTCTCGCTCGCCGTGCGCTACGTCTACCAGTACTTCGTCGGCGGCGGCACCTCGCAGCTGCCCGGCGCGACCGACTCGACGCTGTCGATCGGCGTCTTCGGCCTCTCCTGGATCGACGTCGGCTCGATGGCGATCTCGATCATCGTGCTGCTCGCCGTGGCCTACTTCCTGCTCAAGACCCGCATCGGCAAGGCCACCCGCGCCGTCTCCGACAACCCCTCGCTCGCCGCCGCCTCGGGCATCGACGTCGACCGCGTCATCCGCATCGTGTGGGTGATGGCGGGCGGGCTCGCCGGGCTCTCGGGCATCCTGTGGGCCTACTTCCGACCCGGTGTCAGCTGGGACATGGGCTTCCAGATCCTGCTGCTGACCTTCGCCGCCGTGACCCTCGGCGGTCTCGGCACGGCGTTCGGCGCCCTCGTCGGCTCGCTCATCGTCGGCTTCTTCGTCGAGATGTCGACGCTGATCATCCCGGCCGACATGAAGTACGTCGGAGCGCTCGTCATTCTCATCCTCGTTCTGCTCCTGCGCCCGCAGGGCATCCTCGGTCGCAAAGAACGAATCGGCTAG
- the guaB gene encoding IMP dehydrogenase: protein MDQPDPFGFIGLTYDDVMLLPAHTDVIPSEAETGSQLTRRIRVFAPLLSSAMDTVTEARMAIAMARQGGIGVLHRNLSIEDQAAQVDKVKRSESGMITNPVTTTPDATVAEVDELCGRFRISGVPVVEGDGTLVGIVTNRDMRFVSRFEAATTLVRDVMTAAPLVTGRPGIGQDEVLALFAQHKIEKLPLVDDDGRLTGLITVKDFDKSEQYPNATKDSEGRLRVAAAIGFFGDAWERAEALRDAGVDILVVDTANGDSSGVLEIIRRLKSDPSFAHIDVIGGNVATRTGAQALVDAGADAVKVGVGPGSICTTRVVAGVGVPQVTAVYEASLAARPAGVPVIADGGLQYSGDIAKAIVAGADTVMLGSLLAGTDESPGDLIFVNGKQFKSYRGMGSLGALQTRGKKTSYSRDRYFQADVPSDEQLIAEGIEGQVPYRGPVGSVVYQLLGGLRQSMFYTGARTIDELKMRGKFVRITAAGLKESHPHDIQMVVEAPNYRR, encoded by the coding sequence ATGGACCAGCCCGACCCGTTCGGCTTCATCGGACTCACCTACGACGACGTGATGCTGCTGCCGGCGCACACCGACGTGATCCCCTCCGAGGCGGAGACGGGCTCGCAGCTCACCCGCCGCATCCGGGTCTTCGCCCCGCTCCTCTCCTCCGCCATGGACACCGTCACCGAGGCGCGCATGGCGATCGCCATGGCCCGCCAGGGCGGCATCGGCGTGCTGCACCGCAACCTCTCCATCGAGGATCAGGCCGCGCAGGTCGACAAGGTCAAGCGCTCCGAGTCGGGCATGATCACGAACCCCGTCACGACGACCCCCGACGCGACCGTCGCCGAGGTCGACGAGCTCTGCGGCCGCTTCCGCATCTCCGGCGTGCCCGTTGTGGAGGGCGACGGCACCCTCGTCGGCATCGTCACCAACCGCGACATGCGCTTCGTCTCGCGCTTCGAGGCCGCGACCACCCTCGTGCGCGACGTCATGACCGCCGCCCCGCTCGTCACCGGCCGCCCCGGCATCGGGCAGGACGAGGTGCTCGCGCTCTTCGCCCAGCACAAGATCGAGAAGCTGCCGCTCGTCGACGACGACGGCCGCCTCACCGGTCTCATCACCGTCAAGGACTTCGACAAGAGCGAGCAGTACCCGAACGCCACGAAGGATTCCGAGGGCCGCCTGCGGGTCGCCGCGGCGATCGGCTTCTTCGGCGACGCGTGGGAGCGCGCCGAGGCGCTGCGCGACGCCGGCGTCGACATCCTCGTCGTCGATACCGCGAACGGCGACAGCAGCGGGGTACTCGAGATCATCCGCCGCCTCAAGTCCGACCCCTCCTTCGCCCACATCGACGTGATCGGCGGCAACGTCGCCACCCGCACGGGGGCGCAGGCCCTGGTGGATGCCGGCGCGGACGCCGTGAAGGTCGGCGTCGGCCCCGGCTCCATCTGCACGACCCGCGTCGTGGCGGGCGTGGGGGTGCCTCAGGTCACGGCCGTGTACGAGGCCTCGCTGGCGGCCCGGCCGGCCGGCGTGCCCGTCATCGCCGACGGCGGCCTGCAGTACTCGGGCGACATCGCGAAGGCGATCGTGGCCGGCGCCGACACGGTGATGCTCGGCTCGCTGCTCGCGGGCACCGACGAGAGCCCGGGCGACCTCATCTTCGTCAACGGCAAGCAGTTCAAGTCGTACCGCGGCATGGGCTCGCTCGGCGCGCTGCAGACCCGCGGCAAGAAGACCTCCTACTCGCGCGACCGCTACTTCCAGGCCGACGTGCCGAGCGATGAGCAGCTCATCGCCGAGGGCATCGAGGGCCAGGTGCCCTACCGCGGCCCCGTCGGCTCGGTCGTCTACCAGCTGCTCGGCGGCCTGCGGCAGTCGATGTTCTACACCGGCGCGCGCACGATCGACGAGCTCAAGATGCGCGGCAAGTTCGTGCGCATCACGGCCGCCGGTCTCAAGGAGTCGCACCCCCACGACATCCAGATGGTCGTCGAGGCGCCGAACTACCGCCGCTAG
- a CDS encoding GuaB3 family IMP dehydrogenase-related protein produces the protein MTEIEIGRGKRARRAYSFDDIAVVPSRRTRDPQDVSISWTIDALTFEIPVLAAPMDSVVSPATAIAIGRLGGLGVLDLEGLWTRYEDAEHQLARIHELDPSHATAEMQRLYAEPIKPELISARLAEIRAAGVPVAGALSPQRTQEHHQAVIDAGVDLFVIRGTTVSAEHVSKSTEPLNLKKFIYELDVPVIVGGAATYTAALHLMRTGAAGVLVGFGGGAASTTRLSLGIHAPMATAVSDVAAARRDYMDESGGRYVHVIADGGLGTSGDIVKAVAMGADAVMLGSALAQSTDAPGKGWHWGAEAHHGELPRGERVRVGQLAPLEQLLFGPSHLADGQVNLMGALRRSMATTGYSDLKEFQRVEVVVAPYRSR, from the coding sequence GTGACGGAGATCGAGATCGGCCGAGGCAAGCGGGCACGGAGGGCGTACTCCTTCGACGACATCGCGGTGGTGCCGAGCAGGCGCACGCGCGACCCCCAGGACGTCTCGATCTCGTGGACGATCGACGCGCTGACCTTCGAGATCCCGGTGCTCGCCGCGCCCATGGACTCCGTCGTGAGCCCCGCCACCGCGATCGCGATCGGGCGCCTCGGCGGCCTCGGCGTGCTCGACCTCGAAGGCCTCTGGACCCGCTACGAGGATGCCGAGCACCAGCTCGCCCGCATCCACGAGCTCGACCCCTCCCACGCCACGGCCGAGATGCAGCGGCTCTACGCCGAGCCCATCAAGCCCGAGCTCATCAGCGCGCGCCTCGCCGAGATCCGCGCCGCGGGCGTGCCCGTCGCCGGCGCACTCAGCCCGCAGCGCACGCAGGAGCACCACCAGGCGGTCATCGACGCCGGCGTCGACCTGTTCGTCATCCGCGGCACCACGGTGAGCGCTGAGCACGTGTCGAAGTCGACCGAGCCCCTCAACCTCAAGAAGTTCATCTACGAGCTCGACGTGCCCGTCATCGTCGGCGGCGCCGCGACGTACACCGCGGCGCTGCACCTCATGCGCACGGGCGCGGCCGGGGTGCTCGTCGGCTTCGGCGGGGGTGCTGCGAGCACGACGCGCCTCAGCCTGGGCATCCACGCGCCGATGGCGACCGCGGTGAGCGACGTCGCCGCCGCCCGCCGCGACTACATGGACGAGTCGGGCGGCCGCTACGTGCACGTCATCGCCGACGGCGGCCTCGGCACGAGCGGCGACATCGTGAAGGCGGTCGCGATGGGCGCCGACGCGGTCATGCTCGGCTCGGCGCTCGCGCAGTCGACGGATGCTCCCGGCAAGGGCTGGCACTGGGGCGCCGAGGCGCACCACGGCGAGCTGCCGCGCGGCGAGCGCGTGCGCGTCGGCCAGCTGGCCCCGCTCGAGCAGCTGCTCTTCGGCCCCAGCCACCTCGCCGACGGCCAGGTGAACCTCATGGGCGCCCTGCGCCGCTCGATGGCGACGACCGGGTACTCCGACCTCAAGGAGTTCCAGCGCGTCGAGGTCGTCGTCGCGCCGTACCGCTCGCGGTAG
- a CDS encoding SURF1 family protein, whose protein sequence is MWSIARRPKWIALLVLALGVAAAFAALGQWQFERSVDAATVVERDTESAVPLDSIAEPQQIMTSDASGRIVTVSGSWVEGDDVVVTGRESAGEPGDWIVRHFATDEGASLAVAVGYVEPGEGMPELPTGEAQLTGRYVPSESPQQSDFEAGERTVIAVADLINLWQQADLVYAGYLTLTDAPAGVEAIAAPPPELDAELNLLNLFYALEWVIFGGFAVYLWWRLVKDEWEKEQELQRQPAAEEALDARP, encoded by the coding sequence GTGTGGAGCATCGCCCGCCGCCCCAAGTGGATCGCCCTGCTCGTGCTGGCCCTCGGCGTCGCCGCGGCCTTCGCGGCCCTCGGCCAGTGGCAGTTCGAGCGGTCGGTCGACGCCGCGACGGTCGTCGAGCGCGACACCGAGTCGGCCGTGCCGCTCGACAGCATCGCCGAGCCGCAGCAGATCATGACCTCTGACGCGAGCGGCCGCATCGTCACGGTGAGCGGTAGCTGGGTCGAGGGCGACGACGTCGTCGTCACCGGCCGCGAGAGCGCGGGCGAGCCCGGCGACTGGATCGTGCGCCACTTCGCCACCGATGAGGGCGCGAGCCTCGCCGTCGCGGTCGGCTACGTCGAGCCCGGCGAGGGGATGCCCGAGCTCCCGACCGGCGAGGCGCAGCTCACCGGCCGCTACGTTCCGAGCGAGTCGCCGCAGCAGAGCGACTTCGAGGCGGGGGAGCGCACCGTCATCGCGGTCGCCGACCTCATCAACCTGTGGCAGCAGGCCGACCTCGTCTACGCCGGCTACCTGACGCTGACGGATGCCCCCGCCGGGGTCGAGGCCATCGCCGCCCCGCCGCCCGAGCTCGACGCCGAGCTCAACCTGCTGAACCTCTTCTACGCGCTCGAGTGGGTCATCTTCGGCGGCTTCGCCGTCTACCTCTGGTGGCGCCTCGTGAAGGACGAGTGGGAGAAGGAGCAGGAGCTCCAGCGGCAGCCGGCCGCGGAGGAAGCGCTCGACGCCCGGCCCTAA
- a CDS encoding DUF3817 domain-containing protein, producing the protein MAIGPKASDIPLIRRTLAVYKVSSVLTGTFLIGLVVMMITRYGFDRDIELNGPSGFLALSPVDTLTGINVSIFLLAVHGWLYVLYLGCDFVLWRVAYRGMHPQPFLKFLWIAMGGIIPFLSFVFERQVPREVEAIIDRIEQPAGPASSGPGPTSQEAPA; encoded by the coding sequence ATGGCGATCGGCCCGAAGGCTTCTGACATCCCCCTCATCCGGCGCACGCTCGCGGTCTACAAGGTGTCGTCGGTGCTCACCGGCACCTTCCTCATCGGCCTCGTCGTGATGATGATCACGCGGTACGGCTTCGACCGCGACATCGAGCTCAACGGCCCGAGCGGGTTCCTCGCGCTCAGCCCCGTCGACACCCTCACGGGCATCAACGTGTCGATCTTCCTGCTGGCCGTGCACGGCTGGCTCTACGTGCTCTACCTCGGCTGCGACTTCGTGCTCTGGCGCGTGGCGTACCGGGGCATGCACCCGCAGCCCTTCCTCAAGTTCCTCTGGATCGCCATGGGCGGCATCATCCCCTTCCTCTCCTTCGTCTTCGAGCGCCAGGTGCCGCGCGAGGTCGAGGCGATCATCGACCGCATCGAGCAGCCCGCCGGCCCGGCATCCTCCGGCCCCGGCCCGACCAGCCAGGAGGCCCCCGCGTGA
- the guaA gene encoding glutamine-hydrolyzing GMP synthase, translating to MSETDHRPVLVVDFGAQYAQLIARRVREANVYSEIVPHTISAEEVAARNPAGIVLSGGPSSVYEPGSPDLDPGILQLGVPVMGICYGFQVMAKQLGGEVAKTGRREYGATPMTVHGDGGALLDGQPEAQTTWMSHGDSVSKAPEGFAVLASTADTPVAAFASDERRLYGVQWHPEVKHSEFGQRVLENFLHRAAGIPGDWNSGNVIAEQVERIRAQVGSARVICGLSGGVDSAVAAAIVHEAVGDQLVCVFVDHGLLRADERRQVEEDYVAATGIRLVTVDARQQFMDALAGVTDPEQKRKIIGREFIRTFENAAEALVLEAQGEGEKVEFLVQGTLYPDVVESGGGSGTANIKSHHNVGGLPDDLQFQLVEPLRTLFKDEVRAIGRELGLPEPIVGRQPFPGPGLGIRIIGEVTEHRLEILRHADAIAREELTAAGLDGEIWQCPVVLLADVRSVGVQGDGRTYGHPIVLRPVSSEDAMTADWTRLPYDVLARISNRITNEVSDVNRVVLDVTSKPPGTIEWE from the coding sequence GTGAGCGAGACCGACCACCGCCCCGTCCTCGTCGTCGACTTCGGCGCCCAGTACGCGCAGCTCATCGCGCGCCGCGTGCGCGAGGCCAACGTCTACAGCGAGATCGTGCCGCACACGATCTCGGCAGAGGAGGTCGCGGCCCGCAACCCCGCCGGCATCGTGCTGAGCGGGGGGCCGTCGAGCGTCTACGAGCCGGGCTCGCCCGACCTCGATCCGGGCATCCTGCAGCTCGGCGTGCCCGTCATGGGCATCTGCTACGGGTTCCAGGTGATGGCGAAGCAGCTCGGCGGCGAGGTCGCCAAGACCGGCCGCCGCGAGTACGGCGCCACCCCGATGACGGTGCACGGCGACGGCGGCGCGCTGCTCGACGGGCAGCCCGAGGCGCAGACCACCTGGATGAGCCACGGCGACTCGGTGTCGAAGGCGCCGGAGGGCTTCGCCGTGCTCGCGAGCACCGCCGACACCCCGGTCGCCGCGTTCGCGAGCGATGAGCGCCGGCTCTACGGCGTGCAGTGGCATCCGGAGGTGAAGCACTCCGAGTTCGGGCAGCGCGTGCTCGAGAACTTCCTGCACCGCGCGGCGGGCATCCCGGGTGATTGGAACAGCGGCAACGTCATCGCCGAGCAGGTGGAGCGCATCCGCGCACAGGTCGGCTCGGCCCGCGTGATCTGCGGCCTCTCCGGCGGCGTCGACAGCGCGGTCGCCGCGGCGATCGTGCACGAAGCGGTCGGCGACCAGCTCGTCTGCGTCTTCGTCGACCACGGCCTGCTGCGCGCCGACGAGCGCCGCCAGGTCGAGGAGGACTACGTCGCCGCGACCGGCATCCGCCTGGTGACGGTGGATGCCCGGCAGCAGTTCATGGACGCGCTCGCCGGCGTCACCGATCCCGAGCAGAAGCGCAAGATCATCGGTCGGGAGTTCATCCGCACCTTCGAGAACGCGGCCGAGGCGCTCGTGCTCGAGGCCCAGGGCGAGGGCGAGAAGGTCGAGTTCCTCGTGCAGGGCACCCTGTACCCCGACGTGGTCGAGTCGGGCGGCGGCTCGGGCACCGCCAACATCAAGAGCCACCACAACGTCGGCGGTCTGCCCGACGATCTGCAGTTCCAGCTCGTCGAGCCGCTGCGCACCCTCTTCAAGGACGAGGTGCGCGCCATCGGCCGCGAGCTCGGCCTGCCCGAGCCGATCGTCGGCCGCCAGCCGTTCCCCGGGCCGGGCCTCGGCATCCGCATCATCGGCGAGGTCACCGAGCACCGTCTCGAAATCCTGCGCCACGCCGACGCGATCGCCCGCGAGGAGCTCACCGCGGCCGGCCTCGACGGCGAGATCTGGCAGTGCCCGGTCGTGCTGCTCGCCGACGTGCGCTCGGTGGGCGTGCAGGGCGACGGCCGCACCTACGGCCACCCGATCGTGCTGCGCCCCGTCTCGAGCGAGGACGCCATGACGGCGGACTGGACGCGCCTGCCCTACGACGTGCTCGCCCGCATCTCGAACCGCATCACCAACGAGGTCTCGGACGTCAACCGGGTCGTGCTCGACGTCACGTCGAAGCCGCCGGGGACCATTGAATGGGAATAG
- a CDS encoding Bax inhibitor-1/YccA family protein: protein MARSSSNPAFSRNPAFSTGATKGLQVANAPTAEQLDEMYGRPSATAADTERMTYENTITKIVIAFVVLLAGAALGWVVPVLAIPAAIAGFVLALVLIFKKKPSAPLTLAYSAMQGLFVGGISAIFEAMPNMEGVVSQAVIATLVIVGVVLALFRSGKIRASKRATKIFLIAMVGYAVFSLINIGLIVFGANTDPWGLRGGEIFGIPVALLIGVFVVLMASYSLVLDFDSVQQGVRQGAPAAFGWAAAFGIMMTVVWLYLELLRMLAILRGGE from the coding sequence ATGGCACGCAGCAGCTCCAACCCCGCCTTCTCACGCAACCCCGCCTTCTCGACCGGCGCCACCAAGGGCCTGCAGGTCGCGAACGCTCCCACCGCCGAGCAGCTCGACGAGATGTACGGCCGCCCCTCGGCCACCGCCGCCGACACCGAGCGGATGACTTACGAGAACACGATCACCAAGATCGTCATCGCGTTCGTCGTCCTCCTCGCCGGCGCCGCGCTCGGCTGGGTCGTCCCCGTCCTCGCGATCCCCGCCGCCATCGCCGGCTTCGTGCTCGCACTCGTGCTCATCTTCAAGAAGAAGCCGAGCGCGCCGCTGACGCTCGCGTACTCGGCCATGCAGGGGCTCTTCGTCGGTGGCATCTCGGCGATCTTCGAGGCCATGCCCAACATGGAGGGCGTCGTCAGCCAGGCCGTGATCGCCACGCTCGTGATCGTCGGCGTCGTGCTCGCCCTGTTCCGCAGCGGCAAGATCCGCGCCTCCAAGCGCGCGACCAAGATCTTCCTCATCGCGATGGTCGGCTACGCGGTCTTCTCCCTGATCAACATCGGCCTCATCGTCTTCGGTGCCAACACCGACCCCTGGGGCCTTCGCGGTGGCGAGATCTTCGGCATCCCCGTTGCTCTGCTGATCGGGGTGTTCGTGGTGCTCATGGCCTCGTACTCCCTGGTGCTCGACTTCGACTCCGTCCAGCAGGGCGTTCGCCAGGGCGCCCCGGCAGCCTTCGGATGGGCCGCCGCCTTCGGCATCATGATGACCGTCGTCTGGCTCTACCTCGAGCTGCTGCGCATGCTCGCGATCCTGCGCGGCGGCGAGTAA
- a CDS encoding DUF4190 domain-containing protein produces the protein MSAETPERPVWADAPLRPRRSGRDAPAGHPLTEAAPPAPAAAPAPSPAGPDHAAPGGDPESDRAAELPHRARGPVNALAVVSLVLGILLSPLAALFGHLAIGQISRSRRPGGRDERGMRLAGIAVALGWLSLAALIVGAAAVAVALQGGL, from the coding sequence ATGAGCGCCGAGACGCCCGAGCGCCCCGTGTGGGCCGACGCGCCCCTGCGCCCGCGGCGCTCCGGGCGGGATGCCCCGGCCGGGCATCCCCTCACCGAGGCCGCGCCGCCCGCCCCCGCCGCCGCGCCCGCCCCGTCGCCCGCCGGCCCCGACCATGCGGCGCCCGGCGGCGACCCCGAGTCGGATCGCGCCGCCGAGCTCCCCCACCGCGCCCGCGGCCCCGTCAACGCCCTCGCCGTCGTCTCGCTCGTGCTCGGCATCCTTCTGAGCCCGCTCGCCGCGCTCTTCGGGCACCTCGCGATCGGGCAGATCAGCCGATCCCGCCGCCCCGGCGGGCGGGACGAGCGCGGCATGCGCCTCGCCGGCATCGCCGTGGCGCTCGGCTGGCTCTCCCTCGCCGCCCTCATCGTGGGGGCGGCCGCCGTCGCCGTCGCACTGCAGGGCGGGTTGTGA